A window from Culex pipiens pallens isolate TS chromosome 3, TS_CPP_V2, whole genome shotgun sequence encodes these proteins:
- the LOC120426196 gene encoding uncharacterized protein LOC120426196 isoform X2, which translates to MFKVLITLFFAVLIGLAAAAPHYGGGGGAVIVGGAPVIVRPAIRRPPVLLRRPVVVQRVVQPVAVVRPIAAPAVLLG; encoded by the exons atgttcaaagtg CTGATCACCCTATTTTTCGCGGTTCTGATTGGACTGGCCGCGGCCGCGCCCCATTACGGTGGCGGAGGAGGAGCAGTGATCGTCGGAGGTGCCCCGGTGATCGTGCGACCTGC AATTCGACGACCTCCGGTTTTGCTGCGAAGACCCGTGGTTGTTCAGCGGGTTGTTCAACCTGTTGCAGTGGTTCGCCCAATCGCCGCTCCGGCGGTTCTTTTGGGATAA
- the LOC120426196 gene encoding uncharacterized protein LOC120426196 isoform X1 encodes MTVNKSTRKRRRTPQDLQSSKKSSTSTMKSTLLLPILLISVVVAFPHDKDDRRPQTVVVTPGGNNGIRGQQQQPQVVVVKQGPGSVGGRPPATVVVQNQKPLQQQQKRTVVVVQQPGSKKHFQQ; translated from the coding sequence ATGACTGTCAATAAATCGACTAGAAAACGTCGTCGAACTCCTCAAGATCTTCAGTCTTCCAAAAAGTCTTCAACATCAACCATGAAATCAACTCTACTCCTACCAATCCTGTTGATCTCCGTGGTGGTGGCCTTCCCCCACGACAAGGATGACCGACGTCCACAAACTGTGGTGGTCACTCCCGGTGGCAACAACGGGATTCgaggtcagcagcagcagccccaggtggtggtggtgaagcAGGGTCCGGGATCGGTTGGAGGTCGTCCACCAGCGACTGTGGTCGTGCAGAACCAGAAGcccctgcagcagcagcaaaagcgAACGGTTGTTGTCGTCCAGCAACCCGGTTCTAAGAAGCATTTCCAGCAGTAA